From Acidipropionibacterium acidipropionici, one genomic window encodes:
- a CDS encoding septal ring lytic transglycosylase RlpA family protein: MILQKLRGLSATVALGVVLTAGVPAIVGSIAQAATTTLHASAAVNVRTGPGTSNARIGVLYPGDEVAATGSSINGWTPVNYQGRKAWVSTRYLAGGGYTPSTTTTSATGSAWTTANLNLRAGAGTTARVLATLPAGTEVNRTGKVSGDWAAVTSDKGSGWVHGNYLSASQVSAAPASTSSSVPTGNSAPSTVGTRYATTTLNLWTASSGSRYVGTVSKGTALKYTGTARGGRTQVVVKGAARWVTSAYLSASKPGSAASSASASGEGQATTTGSCLASYYDEDQLTANGERFNTNAFTAAHKTLRFNTRVRVTNPANGKSTVVRINDRGPYVSGRCLDLSTAAFSSIASTGSGVIPVRYTVLG; the protein is encoded by the coding sequence GTGATTCTGCAGAAGCTGCGCGGACTCTCCGCGACCGTCGCGCTGGGAGTCGTGCTCACCGCCGGCGTCCCGGCGATCGTCGGCTCGATCGCCCAGGCCGCCACCACGACCCTCCATGCCAGCGCCGCCGTCAACGTCCGGACCGGCCCCGGCACGTCGAACGCGAGGATCGGCGTCCTGTACCCGGGCGACGAGGTGGCCGCCACCGGATCCTCGATCAACGGTTGGACGCCGGTGAACTATCAGGGCCGCAAGGCCTGGGTGTCGACCAGATACCTCGCCGGAGGCGGATACACCCCCAGCACGACGACGACCAGCGCCACCGGATCGGCCTGGACCACCGCCAACCTCAACCTGCGCGCCGGCGCAGGCACCACCGCGCGGGTTCTGGCCACACTCCCGGCCGGTACGGAGGTGAACCGGACCGGCAAGGTCTCCGGGGACTGGGCCGCGGTGACCTCCGACAAGGGGTCGGGCTGGGTCCACGGGAACTATCTGTCTGCCTCCCAGGTGTCGGCCGCACCGGCGTCCACATCCTCCAGCGTGCCCACCGGCAATTCCGCACCCTCGACCGTCGGCACCCGGTACGCCACCACCACCTTGAACCTGTGGACCGCCTCGAGCGGCTCCCGATACGTCGGCACCGTCTCCAAGGGCACCGCCCTGAAGTACACCGGGACGGCGCGCGGCGGACGCACCCAGGTGGTCGTCAAGGGGGCGGCCCGCTGGGTGACCAGCGCCTACCTGTCGGCGTCGAAGCCCGGGAGCGCCGCCTCGTCGGCCAGCGCCTCGGGTGAAGGACAGGCCACCACGACCGGATCGTGCCTGGCCTCCTACTACGACGAGGACCAGCTCACCGCCAACGGCGAGCGGTTCAACACCAACGCCTTCACCGCCGCGCACAAGACTCTGAGGTTCAACACCAGGGTGCGGGTGACCAACCCGGCGAACGGGAAGTCGACCGTGGTGCGGATCAATGATCGCGGGCCCTACGTCTCGGGTCGCTGCCTGGACCTGTCCACGGCCGCCTTCTCCTCGATCGCGAGCACAGGTTCCGGGGTGATCCCGGTCAGGTACACCGTGCTGGGCTGA
- a CDS encoding LolA-like protein translates to MKNSIRCGVAALITTLALGGLAGCGGNDNATSSSSGSASSAASKVAPKATKASFPYKEGTIDAKDLVSRIGAAQKKLKSYHSEGTVAMANDGQSATIKVVGDTDMSDPDKPLTHSTITGAGQNMETVSDGTTTWVKTGGKWVSSDSAQNGGYNQAMALSQLADAATSAQYKGKDSQGHHFVLQLDGTKMAGASSGASSLGTVPAEYWTDDDLTPTKTKMTITSAGIKSTIEMTMSKFNEPVTIPKVK, encoded by the coding sequence ATGAAGAACTCGATCCGGTGCGGCGTTGCCGCCCTCATCACGACACTGGCGCTCGGCGGTCTGGCCGGGTGCGGTGGCAATGACAACGCCACCTCCTCGTCGAGCGGGTCGGCGTCGTCCGCGGCGTCGAAGGTGGCTCCGAAGGCGACCAAGGCGTCCTTCCCCTACAAGGAGGGGACCATCGACGCCAAGGACCTTGTCAGCCGGATCGGCGCCGCCCAGAAGAAGCTCAAGAGCTACCACTCGGAGGGGACGGTCGCGATGGCCAACGATGGCCAGAGTGCGACCATCAAGGTCGTCGGGGACACCGACATGAGCGATCCGGACAAGCCCCTGACGCACTCGACGATCACTGGCGCGGGCCAGAACATGGAGACCGTCTCGGACGGCACGACGACCTGGGTGAAGACCGGGGGCAAGTGGGTCTCCAGCGACTCAGCGCAGAACGGCGGCTACAACCAGGCGATGGCGCTCTCCCAGCTGGCTGACGCCGCGACCTCGGCTCAGTACAAGGGCAAGGATTCCCAGGGCCACCACTTCGTCCTCCAGCTCGACGGCACGAAGATGGCCGGCGCCTCCTCCGGCGCCTCCTCCCTGGGGACGGTTCCGGCCGAGTACTGGACCGACGACGATCTGACGCCGACCAAGACGAAGATGACGATCACCAGCGCCGGAATCAAGAGCACGATCGAGATGACGATGTCGAAGTTCAACGAACCGGTGACGATCCCCAAGGTGAAGTGA
- a CDS encoding alpha/beta hydrolase — protein sequence MALNEVTFPSHDGRDQIHGWIYSPVRPVRGIVQIAHGLGEHSRRYLHMITTLLDAGFVVAADDHAGHGATAMASGVWQDTGPHGVDTVLIDERTLHDLAVELHPDLPFVFFGHSWGSMIARGYASRYPDDLSALVLCGIAAGMHGIEETLDRDALAAAIAEGDGSGPDTGFQDQMFDGFTSRCGPDAGPTAWVAADPQVVADHGIDPLNNFGAPMSLRFVRDFARLYDEVNDAAWPGTVPATVPVLILAGEQDPVANYGEGALTVANQLWDTGHEVETRIYTGVRHEVHNEPATRAQVEADLLAFVERVTG from the coding sequence ATGGCTCTCAACGAAGTAACCTTCCCGTCCCACGACGGGCGCGACCAGATCCACGGCTGGATCTACTCGCCCGTCCGGCCGGTGCGCGGCATCGTCCAGATCGCCCATGGCCTGGGCGAGCACTCGCGCCGCTATCTCCACATGATCACCACCCTGCTGGACGCCGGTTTCGTGGTCGCCGCCGACGACCACGCCGGCCACGGCGCCACCGCGATGGCCTCGGGAGTCTGGCAGGACACCGGCCCCCACGGCGTCGACACCGTCCTCATCGACGAGCGGACCCTCCACGACCTGGCCGTCGAGCTGCACCCCGACCTGCCCTTCGTCTTCTTCGGGCACTCCTGGGGGTCGATGATCGCCCGCGGCTACGCCTCCCGCTATCCCGACGACCTGTCCGCGCTGGTGCTGTGCGGCATCGCGGCCGGGATGCACGGCATCGAGGAGACCCTTGACCGTGACGCTCTGGCGGCGGCGATCGCCGAGGGCGACGGATCCGGGCCCGACACCGGTTTCCAGGATCAGATGTTCGACGGATTCACCTCCCGCTGCGGGCCCGACGCCGGCCCGACCGCCTGGGTGGCAGCCGATCCGCAGGTGGTCGCCGACCACGGCATCGACCCGCTCAACAACTTCGGCGCCCCGATGTCGCTGCGCTTCGTCCGCGACTTCGCCCGCCTCTACGACGAGGTGAACGACGCCGCCTGGCCGGGCACCGTCCCGGCGACGGTCCCGGTGCTCATCCTCGCCGGAGAGCAGGACCCGGTCGCCAACTACGGCGAGGGAGCCCTCACAGTGGCCAACCAGCTCTGGGACACGGGCCACGAGGTCGAGACCCGGATCTACACCGGGGTGCGCCACGAGGTGCACAACGAACCTGCCACCCGAGCCCAGGTGGAGGCCGACCTGCTCGCCTTCGTGGAGCGGGTGACCGGCTGA
- a CDS encoding SOS response-associated peptidase has protein sequence MCGRYGLSLGAADLARVYRAIGEDIDGWTPRYSIAPSTMVPVLRARPDQDADSPAGVRVLEPAKWGFKPSWAKEKGPRPINARLETVATNGMFRNAMKSQRCITPMTGYYEWTEQGSKKVPHWIHADGRLLNAASVAAATRTDDGWLVTVAIVTTTSTDSAGEVHDRMPVFLGEDSLDEWLAPGKLDETSVQGLVSLAADDAARIAGGLGTYRVDPRVNNVRRIDPSDPDLIAPVEDLFGT, from the coding sequence ATGTGCGGACGGTACGGACTCTCATTGGGGGCGGCCGACCTGGCACGGGTCTACCGCGCCATCGGCGAGGACATCGACGGATGGACGCCGCGCTACTCGATCGCGCCGTCAACCATGGTCCCGGTCCTGCGCGCCCGGCCCGATCAGGACGCCGACTCCCCCGCCGGCGTCCGCGTCCTGGAGCCTGCGAAATGGGGATTCAAGCCCTCCTGGGCCAAGGAGAAGGGCCCCCGGCCGATCAACGCACGGCTGGAGACCGTCGCCACCAACGGCATGTTCCGAAACGCCATGAAGTCCCAGCGCTGCATCACCCCGATGACCGGCTACTACGAGTGGACCGAGCAGGGCAGCAAGAAAGTGCCGCACTGGATCCACGCCGACGGCCGGCTTCTCAACGCCGCCTCGGTGGCCGCCGCCACCAGGACCGACGACGGCTGGCTCGTCACCGTGGCGATCGTCACGACGACGTCCACCGATTCGGCCGGGGAGGTGCACGACCGCATGCCGGTCTTCCTCGGCGAGGACAGCCTCGACGAATGGCTGGCCCCCGGCAAGCTCGACGAGACGAGCGTCCAGGGGCTGGTGAGTCTGGCCGCCGACGACGCCGCCCGGATCGCGGGAGGCCTGGGCACCTACCGGGTCGATCCGAGGGTCAACAATGTGCGCCGGATCGACCCGTCGGATCCCGACCTCATCGCACCTGTCGAGGATCTCTTCGGCACCTGA
- a CDS encoding HNH endonuclease signature motif containing protein, whose product MGRDFWEATGVIEQALDAIDHTGDTRMPDTRKIAAMNRARALADRMVALAAVYTDLVARSGATEKTAGTPLSDYLALTEGRSSSEANGLVHQAGRITADPAVRDAALAGTVSPGKAAAAGAVLRELPRHDMTESQREAAAGVLLDQAIGGATTRQISRSADRVLEQVAPELAPTAAGRAAEAERRRQRALRERELNFAEDGRGSVRFWGRLPQTEGDLLRTVIGACVERGRGDERRELETLKAQKVSGELSSGEYFAARTALQEREHRTTAQRQADALTDMITALQDAGQIPAAGGEAPRVVVTLDYMGLLQLAVEAAATGLRPDGTALDEVSATRLQAALTGTSETGADVSASQVRIACCDAGILPLALGEASEILDVGREHRLVTPQIRKTLALRDTGCIFPGCQVPAQACQAHHVTPWWAGGPTSIDNLVLVCRHHHGVIEPHRFDPAADQWRITFDDTGRPHVHPPRRLRRDLPPGENDRENSAQNRTKATAAPEAMTPQSHSQNQQENSAHRPDTGAQDTLIA is encoded by the coding sequence ATGGGACGGGACTTCTGGGAAGCGACCGGGGTGATCGAACAGGCGCTCGACGCCATCGACCACACCGGCGATACCCGCATGCCCGACACCCGCAAGATCGCCGCCATGAACCGGGCCCGGGCGCTGGCCGATCGGATGGTGGCCCTCGCGGCGGTCTACACCGACCTGGTCGCCCGGTCCGGCGCCACCGAGAAAACAGCAGGCACACCGCTGAGCGACTACCTGGCCCTCACCGAGGGACGCAGCTCCAGTGAGGCCAACGGCCTGGTCCACCAGGCCGGGCGGATCACCGCCGATCCCGCCGTCCGCGACGCCGCCCTGGCCGGGACCGTCTCACCGGGCAAGGCGGCCGCGGCCGGGGCCGTGCTGCGCGAACTGCCCCGCCACGACATGACCGAGTCCCAACGTGAGGCGGCGGCGGGGGTGCTGTTGGACCAGGCCATCGGTGGTGCCACCACCCGCCAGATCAGCCGCAGTGCTGATCGGGTGCTGGAACAGGTGGCCCCAGAGTTGGCGCCCACCGCAGCAGGTCGGGCCGCTGAGGCCGAACGGCGACGGCAACGAGCGCTCAGGGAGCGTGAACTGAACTTCGCCGAGGACGGCCGGGGCTCGGTCCGCTTCTGGGGCCGACTCCCCCAGACCGAGGGCGACCTGCTGCGCACAGTCATCGGCGCCTGCGTGGAACGCGGCCGGGGAGACGAGCGCCGAGAACTCGAGACACTCAAAGCGCAGAAAGTCTCGGGGGAGCTGAGTTCTGGGGAGTACTTCGCGGCGCGGACGGCACTTCAGGAGCGGGAGCACCGGACCACCGCCCAGCGACAGGCCGATGCCCTCACCGACATGATCACCGCCCTCCAGGACGCCGGGCAGATCCCTGCCGCGGGCGGGGAGGCGCCTCGCGTTGTGGTGACGTTGGATTACATGGGTCTGCTGCAGCTGGCCGTCGAGGCCGCGGCCACCGGCCTCCGCCCCGACGGGACGGCACTGGATGAGGTGTCGGCGACCCGGCTGCAGGCGGCGCTGACCGGAACCAGCGAGACCGGCGCCGATGTGTCGGCCTCCCAGGTGAGGATCGCCTGCTGCGACGCCGGAATTCTCCCCCTGGCCCTCGGCGAGGCCTCCGAGATCCTCGACGTGGGCCGGGAGCACCGGCTCGTCACGCCCCAGATCCGCAAGACCCTGGCGCTGCGCGACACGGGCTGCATCTTCCCCGGCTGCCAGGTTCCCGCCCAGGCCTGCCAGGCCCACCACGTCACACCCTGGTGGGCCGGAGGACCCACATCCATCGACAATCTGGTGCTGGTGTGCCGCCACCACCACGGCGTCATCGAACCCCACCGATTCGACCCCGCAGCCGACCAATGGCGCATCACCTTCGACGACACCGGCCGACCCCACGTCCACCCACCCCGCCGACTCCGCCGCGACCTCCCACCCGGCGAGAATGATAGGGAGAACTCCGCCCAGAACCGGACCAAGGCGACGGCAGCACCCGAAGCCATGACGCCCCAAAGCCACAGCCAGAACCAGCAGGAGAACTCCGCCCACCGACCCGACACCGGCGCCCAGGACACGCTCATCGCCTGA
- a CDS encoding acyltransferase domain-containing protein, translating to MINNSELYDALDLVGLGGDLTVATLITLEAVKGNRVAAARAEEMAGLIRERIGHFLGQKSFLTDADRTGIPVAAARTGDDPEGVVEGAVPLAAMIETAGDVAAYWRGIGYPEEVIAGTLVDLGRQVRKTMAVTGRFGFGQADWIEMIWRGGFAQLGRLQFEITRSELGRTTPGADGELSGDRVGGGPDADQADQEDAPERGPLVLSTHIAPIGSLGTDVVEESLGQARPFFREHFAGLADEDGAFDKAVCHSWLLDADLMARMPGSNMDLFSRRWTVWSRPVSDGSGIFFGFDRRFKDGERIGEILDELPCDTRLHRTMIDLWRDGGHVHNCSGWLTLPQ from the coding sequence ATGATCAACAATTCTGAGCTGTATGACGCGCTGGATCTCGTCGGGCTGGGCGGAGACCTGACGGTCGCCACTCTGATCACCCTGGAGGCGGTGAAGGGGAATCGAGTGGCGGCGGCCCGGGCCGAGGAGATGGCGGGGCTGATCCGCGAGCGGATCGGGCACTTCCTCGGGCAGAAGTCCTTCCTGACCGACGCCGACCGGACGGGGATCCCGGTCGCTGCGGCACGGACCGGCGACGACCCGGAGGGCGTCGTGGAGGGAGCCGTCCCGCTGGCGGCGATGATCGAGACCGCCGGCGATGTCGCCGCGTACTGGCGGGGGATCGGCTACCCGGAGGAGGTCATCGCGGGCACTCTGGTCGATCTGGGACGTCAGGTGCGCAAGACCATGGCGGTCACCGGGCGGTTCGGATTCGGCCAGGCCGACTGGATCGAGATGATCTGGCGGGGTGGGTTCGCGCAGTTGGGCCGCCTCCAGTTCGAGATCACCAGATCCGAGCTGGGGCGGACGACGCCCGGCGCGGACGGCGAGCTCTCCGGGGACCGGGTTGGCGGGGGACCGGATGCGGATCAGGCCGATCAGGAGGACGCTCCGGAGCGGGGACCGCTGGTCCTGTCGACCCACATCGCCCCGATCGGCTCCCTCGGCACTGACGTCGTCGAGGAGTCGCTGGGGCAGGCGCGGCCCTTCTTCCGCGAGCATTTCGCCGGGCTGGCGGACGAGGATGGGGCCTTCGACAAGGCTGTATGCCACTCCTGGCTGCTCGATGCCGACCTCATGGCCAGGATGCCCGGCTCCAATATGGATCTGTTCTCGCGCCGGTGGACGGTGTGGAGCCGGCCGGTGTCTGACGGATCGGGAATATTCTTCGGCTTCGACCGTCGGTTCAAGGACGGCGAGCGGATCGGTGAGATTCTGGACGAGCTGCCCTGTGACACACGCCTCCACCGCACCATGATCGACCTGTGGCGCGACGGCGGCCACGTCCATAACTGCTCGGGATGGTTGACGCTGCCGCAGTGA
- a CDS encoding citrate synthase, with translation MSETARFIDGDTEFEFDRVVASDGQIGYDASGFLNRTGNLFLDPAFVSTASCDSKITYIDGDNGVLRYRGYPIEQLARHSTYLETAYLVIYGELPTASELQVFEERIRRSTLIDERMRDLFRCFPRRSHPMPVLAAGIMALSTFSEKSAGTDPDQVENATDRLIAKMPTLAAFSYKNSVGQPTLYPDNSLSYIENFIRMSFGFPTEPYEFNDEITRALEVLLILHVDHEQNCSTSTVRMVGSSGANLYSAISAGTNALSGPKHGGANQAVIEMLQYIRDSGLSTREFVAKVKDNKSNVKLMGFGHRIYKNYDPRAAIIKEHADNILKLHSGRQDLLEIAQELEEVALSDDYFRERKLYPNVDFYSGLIYEAMGFPVNMFTVLFAIGRLPGWIAHYREQLATSNKIWRPRQIYTGEQERAYRTIDLRP, from the coding sequence ATGAGCGAGACCGCACGTTTCATCGACGGCGACACCGAGTTCGAGTTCGACAGAGTGGTCGCCAGCGACGGCCAGATCGGCTACGACGCCTCGGGATTCCTCAACCGGACCGGGAACCTGTTTCTCGACCCGGCCTTCGTCAGCACGGCCTCGTGTGACTCGAAGATCACCTACATCGACGGCGACAATGGCGTCCTGCGATACCGCGGCTATCCGATCGAGCAGCTCGCCAGGCACTCCACCTACCTGGAGACCGCCTACCTGGTGATCTACGGGGAGCTTCCCACGGCGTCCGAACTCCAGGTCTTCGAGGAGCGGATCCGCCGCTCCACCCTCATCGACGAGCGGATGCGAGACCTGTTCCGCTGCTTTCCCCGCCGCTCCCACCCGATGCCGGTGCTGGCGGCCGGGATCATGGCCCTGTCCACCTTCTCCGAGAAGAGCGCCGGCACCGATCCCGACCAGGTGGAGAACGCCACCGACCGGCTCATCGCGAAGATGCCGACCCTGGCCGCCTTCTCCTACAAGAACTCGGTGGGCCAGCCCACCCTCTACCCGGACAACTCGCTGTCCTACATCGAGAACTTCATCCGGATGAGCTTCGGTTTCCCCACCGAGCCCTATGAGTTCAACGACGAGATCACCCGGGCCCTGGAGGTGCTGCTCATCCTCCACGTCGACCACGAGCAGAACTGCTCGACGTCGACGGTGCGGATGGTCGGATCCTCGGGGGCCAATCTCTACTCGGCCATCTCGGCCGGGACCAACGCCCTGTCCGGGCCGAAGCACGGCGGCGCCAATCAGGCCGTCATCGAGATGCTGCAGTACATCAGGGACTCCGGCCTGTCGACCCGCGAGTTCGTCGCCAAGGTGAAGGACAACAAGTCCAATGTGAAGCTGATGGGCTTCGGCCACCGGATCTACAAGAACTACGATCCGCGCGCCGCGATCATCAAGGAGCACGCCGACAACATCCTCAAACTCCACTCCGGCCGTCAGGACCTGCTGGAGATCGCTCAGGAGCTGGAGGAGGTGGCGCTGTCAGACGACTACTTCAGGGAGCGCAAGCTCTACCCGAATGTCGACTTCTACTCGGGCCTCATCTACGAGGCGATGGGCTTCCCGGTGAACATGTTCACGGTGCTCTTCGCCATCGGGCGACTGCCCGGCTGGATCGCCCACTACCGCGAGCAGCTGGCCACCAGCAACAAGATCTGGCGACCGCGTCAGATCTACACGGGCGAGCAGGAGCGCGCCTACCGCACCATCGACCTTCGCCCCTGA
- a CDS encoding sulfite exporter TauE/SafE family protein gives MTWVWVALVVVAMMIALDKAMLPGAAILGIGFLAQLIPAKEATGITLAMCILGDWMTIWAYRRDVDWKTLGRLLPNVVIGVVLGAGFLFLADDAVTRRVIGAIILVFVSWNLVVMLNKRRSRVPGRLVVSPSSQVVAAGAEGVREVIGASAEGEQSSAVSVASRSGRGEDAVAGPQGPDAVASARQAGEAAAPTSATRLKRSVFGSLAGFTTMVANAGGPVTSMYFMTEGFPVRLFLGTGAWFYLVLNLVKLPFSIGLGMLTTKYLVPLLIAIPFMIATVALGRWVSGRINKAVFDALVIVLTLVTAVTLLI, from the coding sequence ATGACATGGGTCTGGGTGGCTCTCGTCGTGGTCGCGATGATGATCGCCCTGGACAAGGCCATGCTGCCGGGCGCCGCGATCCTGGGGATCGGGTTCCTTGCTCAGCTCATTCCGGCCAAGGAAGCCACCGGGATCACCCTTGCCATGTGCATATTGGGCGACTGGATGACGATCTGGGCCTATCGCCGCGACGTTGACTGGAAGACCTTGGGGAGGCTCCTTCCCAATGTCGTGATCGGCGTCGTGCTGGGCGCGGGGTTCCTCTTCCTGGCCGACGACGCCGTCACCCGCCGGGTCATCGGCGCGATCATCCTGGTATTTGTCAGCTGGAACCTGGTGGTGATGCTGAACAAACGACGTTCAAGGGTCCCCGGGCGGTTGGTCGTGTCGCCGTCCTCCCAGGTGGTCGCGGCAGGTGCCGAGGGCGTTCGGGAGGTAATTGGAGCGTCCGCCGAAGGCGAACAAAGCAGTGCGGTGTCTGTGGCTTCCCGATCGGGCCGCGGTGAGGACGCCGTGGCGGGCCCGCAGGGCCCCGACGCCGTCGCATCGGCCCGCCAGGCGGGTGAGGCGGCCGCGCCGACCTCGGCGACCCGTCTCAAACGGTCGGTCTTCGGGAGTCTGGCGGGATTCACCACGATGGTCGCCAACGCGGGCGGACCGGTCACCTCGATGTACTTCATGACCGAGGGGTTCCCGGTCCGCCTCTTCCTGGGCACCGGGGCGTGGTTCTACCTGGTGCTCAACCTGGTGAAACTCCCCTTCTCGATCGGCCTGGGGATGCTGACCACCAAGTATCTGGTGCCTCTGCTCATCGCGATCCCCTTCATGATCGCCACCGTGGCGCTGGGGCGGTGGGTCTCGGGGAGGATCAACAAGGCGGTCTTCGATGCGCTGGTCATCGTGCTGACTCTCGTGACTGCCGTCACGCTGCTGATCTGA
- a CDS encoding L,D-transpeptidase encodes MVIAGCSTKSKTAGTAGKEASAKTTPSATPKPSPATVTVSAQHPLTAVQPADTLTFAVANGTLTSVAVTNADGESVDGALSGNDPKKVWTPKVPFRLGGTYTVVATITGQTGSSKSTSKVTVMNGDSNTTNLLYEDMDVGVGMPVIIKFENEVVDAAKRKAIQSAMTITTTPQQEGAWGWTDNTQLMWRPKDYWKAGTKVTVTGKVAGLPTSSHRFIQDNISGNITIGDSRILYVDIANYKMRVTKNGSTVKTIPITTGKANFATRSGTKVIIERDSALTMDSATVGIPKGDPDYYKLDVKWAMRVTYTGEFIHAAPWSEGQQGSANVSHGCVGTSMADGQWLFNFCRAGDVVVNTGSSRTFKPYEGIGCWCYDWAGWQKLSAV; translated from the coding sequence CTGGTGATTGCCGGGTGCAGCACCAAGTCGAAGACCGCCGGGACTGCGGGCAAGGAGGCGTCCGCGAAGACGACGCCGTCCGCCACGCCGAAGCCGAGCCCGGCGACTGTGACCGTCTCGGCGCAGCACCCGCTGACGGCCGTCCAGCCCGCGGACACGCTGACCTTCGCCGTGGCGAACGGCACCCTGACCTCGGTGGCCGTCACCAACGCCGACGGCGAGTCGGTCGACGGCGCACTGTCCGGCAATGATCCCAAGAAGGTCTGGACCCCGAAGGTCCCCTTCCGACTCGGCGGCACCTACACCGTCGTCGCCACGATCACCGGCCAGACCGGATCCTCGAAGTCCACCTCGAAGGTCACCGTCATGAACGGCGACTCCAACACCACGAACCTGCTCTACGAGGACATGGACGTCGGCGTCGGCATGCCGGTGATCATCAAATTCGAGAACGAGGTGGTCGACGCCGCCAAGCGCAAGGCCATCCAGTCCGCCATGACCATCACCACGACCCCCCAGCAGGAGGGGGCCTGGGGCTGGACCGACAACACCCAGCTCATGTGGCGCCCCAAGGACTACTGGAAGGCGGGGACGAAGGTCACCGTGACCGGCAAGGTGGCCGGGCTGCCGACGTCCAGCCATCGCTTCATCCAGGACAACATCTCCGGCAACATCACCATCGGCGACTCCCGGATCCTGTACGTCGACATCGCCAACTACAAGATGCGCGTCACGAAGAACGGCAGCACCGTCAAGACCATCCCGATCACCACCGGCAAGGCGAACTTCGCCACCCGGTCCGGCACCAAGGTGATCATCGAGCGCGACTCGGCACTCACCATGGACTCCGCGACGGTCGGCATCCCGAAGGGCGACCCCGACTACTACAAGCTAGACGTCAAGTGGGCGATGCGGGTCACCTACACCGGTGAGTTCATCCACGCCGCGCCGTGGTCGGAGGGCCAGCAGGGATCGGCGAACGTCTCCCACGGCTGCGTCGGCACCTCGATGGCCGACGGCCAGTGGCTGTTCAACTTCTGCCGGGCCGGCGACGTCGTGGTGAACACGGGCTCCAGCCGCACCTTCAAGCCCTACGAGGGCATCGGCTGCTGGTGCTACGACTGGGCCGGGTGGCAGAAGCTCAGCGCTGTGTGA
- a CDS encoding adenosine deaminase gives MPVSPDLVRLSPKVVLHDHLDGGLRPATVLELSREQGVTAPGATAEEAADWFFETADSGSLPKYLETFDVTVGLMQTPEALRRVAREYVEDMASDHVVYAETRWAPQQHTAGGLSMGEAVDAVQAGLDEGMAEVAELGRPVVIKQLLTAMRQLDPDPDFAELVTHRLRRGVVGVDLAGPEAGFGPERFLDLFDDVADAGGHVTIHAGEGDGLESIRAALTCGAERLGHGVRLVEDITSYGAGVLQLGEVAAEVLQAAIALEVCPSSNVQTGLCNDVRTHPVAVLWQAGLPVTISPDNRLMSRTSATRESTLTADALGWEVEDLHHVAVTAADAAFCDEKTREIVRERVDEGFAAL, from the coding sequence ATGCCTGTGAGCCCTGACCTCGTCCGACTCTCCCCCAAGGTCGTCCTCCACGATCACCTGGATGGCGGTCTGCGGCCCGCCACTGTCCTCGAGCTGTCGCGCGAGCAGGGGGTGACGGCTCCCGGAGCCACTGCCGAGGAGGCGGCGGACTGGTTCTTCGAGACCGCGGACTCGGGCTCGCTGCCGAAGTACCTGGAGACCTTCGACGTCACCGTGGGGCTCATGCAGACCCCTGAGGCGCTGCGCAGGGTGGCCCGCGAGTACGTCGAGGACATGGCCTCTGACCATGTGGTGTACGCCGAGACCCGCTGGGCGCCTCAGCAGCACACCGCCGGCGGCCTGTCCATGGGAGAGGCGGTCGACGCCGTCCAGGCCGGGCTGGACGAGGGCATGGCCGAGGTGGCCGAGCTCGGGCGTCCCGTCGTGATCAAGCAGCTGCTCACCGCGATGCGTCAGCTAGATCCCGATCCGGACTTCGCCGAACTCGTCACCCATCGGCTGAGGCGCGGGGTCGTCGGCGTCGACCTGGCCGGGCCGGAGGCCGGATTCGGGCCGGAGCGGTTCCTCGACCTGTTCGACGACGTCGCGGACGCCGGCGGGCATGTCACCATCCATGCCGGAGAGGGGGACGGGCTGGAGTCGATCCGGGCCGCCCTCACCTGCGGGGCCGAGAGGCTCGGGCACGGGGTGCGGCTGGTCGAGGACATCACCTCGTACGGGGCGGGGGTGCTCCAGCTGGGAGAGGTGGCCGCGGAGGTGCTCCAGGCGGCGATCGCCCTGGAGGTGTGCCCCTCCTCGAACGTCCAGACCGGGCTGTGCAACGACGTCAGGACGCATCCGGTCGCGGTGCTGTGGCAGGCGGGTCTTCCGGTGACGATCTCCCCCGACAACCGCCTCATGAGCCGCACCTCTGCCACGCGCGAGTCGACCCTCACCGCCGATGCGCTCGGTTGGGAGGTCGAGGACCTCCACCATGTCGCGGTGACCGCTGCTGATGCCGCCTTCTGCGACGAGAAGACCCGGGAGATCGTGCGGGAGCGCGTGGATGAGGGGTTCGCGGCACTCTGA